The Pan troglodytes isolate AG18354 chromosome 8, NHGRI_mPanTro3-v2.0_pri, whole genome shotgun sequence genome window below encodes:
- the CALHM3 gene encoding calcium homeostasis modulator protein 3 has translation MDKFRMLFQHFQSSSESVMNGICLLLAAVTVKLYSSFDFNCPCLVHYNALYGLGLLLTPPLALFLCGLLANRQSVVMVEEWRRPAGHRRKDAGIIRYMCSSVLQRALAAPLVWILLALLDGKCFVCAFSSSVDPEKFLDFANMTPSQVQLFLAKVPCKEDELVRDSPARKAVSRYLRCLSQAIGWSVTLLLIIAAFLARCLRPCFDQTVFLQRRYWSNYVDLEQKLFDETCCEHARDFAHRCVLHFFASMQSELQARGLRRDNAGRRLELPAVPEPPAVPEPPEGLDSGSGKAHLRAISSREQVDRLLSTWYSSKPPLDLAASPGLCGGGLSHRAPTLALGTRLSQHTDV, from the exons atGGATAAATTCCGCATGCTCTTCCAGCACTTCCAGTCAAGCTCGGAGTCGGTGATGAATGGCATCTGCCTGCTGCTGGCTGCGGTCACCGTCAAGCTGTACTCCTCCTTTGACTTCAACTGTCCCTGCCTGGTGCACTACAATGCGCTCTACGGCCTGGGCCTGCTGCTCACGCCCCCGCTCGCCCTGTTTCTCTGCGGCCTCCTCGCCAACCGGCAGTCTGTGGTGATGGTCGAGGAGTGGCGCCGGCCCGCAGGGCACCGGAGGAAGGACGCAGGCATCATCAG GTACATGTGCTCCTCTGTGCTGCAGAGGGCGCTGGCCGCCCCCCTGGTCTGGATCCTGCTGGCCCTCCTTGACGGGAAGTGCTTCGTGTGTGCCTTCAGCAGCTCTGTGGACCCTGAGAAGTTTCTGGACTTTGCCAACATGACCCCCAGCCAGGTACAGCTCTTCCTGGCCAAGGTTCCCTGCAAGGAGGATGAGCTGGTCAGGGATAGCCCTGCTCGGAAGGCAGTGTCTCGCTACCTGCGGTGCCTGTCACAG GCCATCGGCTGGAGCGTCACCCTGCTGCTGATCATCGCGGCCTTCCTGGCCCGCTGCCTGAGGCCCTGCTTCGACCAGACAGTCTTCCTGCAGCGCAGATACTGGAGCAACTACGTGGACCTGGAGCAGAAGCTCTTCGACGAGACCTGCTGTGAGCATGCGCGGGACTTCGCGCACCGCTGCGTGCTGCACTTCTTTGCCAGCATGCAGAGTGAGCTGCAGGCGCGGGGGCTGCGCCGGGACAATGCAGGCAGGAGACTCGAGCTCCCCGCAGTGCCTGAGCCCCCCGCAGTGCCTGAGCCCCCAGAAGGCCTGGACAGTGGAAGTGGGAAGGCCCACCTGCGCGCAATCTCCAGCCGGGAGCAGGTGGACCGCCTCCTAAGCACCTGGTACTCCAGCAAGCCGCCGCTGGACCTCGCTGCATCCCCCGGGCTCTGCGGGGGTGGCCTTAGCCACCGCGCCCCTACCTTGGCACTGGGCACGAGGCTGTCACAACACACCGACGTGTAG